Genomic segment of Aquarana catesbeiana isolate 2022-GZ linkage group LG02, ASM4218655v1, whole genome shotgun sequence:
GCGATGCTTTTATACATACGGTGGTCCGGTGCTATTAATGATAGGAAGGAGAGGTGTGTTATATATTGAGTATAAATCAGAATAAAGTTGGGGGAGGAGGCGGACATCATGTGTAAAGTTTATGgggatcgatcgatctatctatctatctatctatctatctttttccttttttcctttctttacaaTAATCTAGTAGTTATTTAGAATTCATATCTTGGTCTCTGGAGATTTATTGTATTATGAGATACATGTACTTTCCATGTGATTGGGATCATTGGATCAGTGAAAGTTTTTAGCGCTGTATATTTTCAGGATTAGCCGGAATTCATCCACACTAGTAGATCGGGGCTctgggggatacagaggagaggagatattgAGGATACAGAGAAGAGATGCTATCTGGGGAAAGGAGGAGCGGACCTAACTGGGATACAGAGGGGAGATGATAATGGGGTAAAGGGGGTCTAATATTTAAATCCCTAAGTTCAATTCTTTTGGTGAATTCCCTTTACTTTTAGTTTTCTTTGGATCTGAGAGGAAGGGAACACCCTGAAATCTTGTCCTGGAGAATGTTAACAGAATAAAATACGTTTTGTGGTCAGTATGCATGTTTTTATTTTAGTAGCCTAGAAATAAATCCACCCCTCACTAACCTACAAATAGCCAATATTTACTATCaagattcacctaaagctacactaTATTAGGATTTTCAGCAAAATTCTTGTTACTGAAATGATCTCTTGGGGGATCCAATGCTGATGGATTGACTCTTTGATCACCAAAACAATAAACTTATATTCTAGATAGAAGGATTCAAAGCAAGCATTGCACCCGCGTAGGATATATAGCTGTGTAGTAAAAGAGATCGATAAACATACTCAAAGTATCTGGATAACAATAGATGTATCATGATGACCAGATAATGATACATAGCACATCAAACATGACATTGTGTAATCAGCTGAGACATTTGTATGTATAACAATATCTGccatcacatcacacaaggatCTCATGTCACCGGCTGATGTTTTTGTTCCAGGCTCCTTCTACTCAGCTATAGATGAGCAGAGTTGTGTATTAGGGGGAAATGTTTCCCGATGGTCACTCTTCACTCATCTAATGTGAAGATCATTCTAGTGGGAGATGTGAGAAGATTGTTTTCTGGGTAGAATTTGTGTAGAAAACaagatagaaggaagaatgggACACACACTCAGGAGGATGGCTGTGTTTGCAGCCCCTGTGTTCAGCCTCCTCAGCAGCTCCTGACAGCTGTAAGTGACCCCCCGATAAGTGACAGTCCAGTGAGCAGATCGGGTCCCCGATGAAGATCGGACATCGTTCTATTCCAGAATAAAATCATTTTTCTCTCTGCCCGGAAAACACAACAAGAGAGAGAAGATTCCCTATTACTGAAGTAAGAGTGGGTGGGCGTGTCTAATGTGTAACCAATAGGAGTGCAGACAGCGTGTTGTGTACCAACCAATAGAAATGACGATCGTACTGTATAAAGGCAGAGCGCTCGGATCATCGTATTATGAACGTTTTGTAAACCTTTCTGAAGAGGAATCATGACGGAGACTGAAAGCGCCCCAGCCGCCGCTCCTCCAGCGGAGCCCGCCGCCAAGAAGAAGCCGGCCAAGAAGGCGGCAGCCGGAGGAGCCAAGAAAGGCAGCAAGAAGCCGTCCGGTCCCAGCGTGTCCGAGCTCCTCGTCAAAGCCGTGGCAGCTTCCAAAGAGCGCAGCGGGGTCTCCCTATCCGCCCTCAAGAAGGTCCTGTCCGCCGGAGGATACGATGTGGACAAGAACAACAGCCGCCTCAAGATCGCCATCAGGGGGCTGGTGACTAAGGGGACCCTCGTCCAGGTCAAAGGACATGGCGCCTCCGGATCCTTCAAGATCAACAAGAAGCAGGAGGACAAGGCGGCAGGCGCCAAGAAAAGCACCAAGAAGCCATCGGCTGcggccaagtcccccaagaagccggccgccaagaagccagccaagtcccccaagaagaagACCACCACCAAAGCCCCCACCGCAGCCAAGAGCCCCAAGAAGGCCGCCAAGAAACCCGCAAAAAAGCCTGCAGCTGCTAAAGCCAAGAAGGTGACAAAGAGCCCCAAGAAGCCCAAAGCTGCAGCCAAGCCGAAAAAAGTCGCCAAGAGTCCGGCTAAGAAGGCGGCTAAACCCAAGACAGCAGCCAAGCCCAAGAAGGCCGCTCCAAAGAAGAAATAATCCCCGCCGGAGAGACCTCCTTTCATCTACACCccccaaaggctcttctcagagccacccacctcctcctgacagAGCTCTACATACACACAGCGACCAGGGGGGGCCGCATTAGAAGTCCTCCATACAGAGCAATGTGACCACCTTACCCAATCCCCTCTATAGAATAATATAGAATACAGCGGGAGATCCGATCACAGGACTCTTCACATGACATCCGTCATTGATACAAAGGATAGCTTCaggtatttccccccccccccccaatatatatatatatatatatatatatatatacatatacacttctgTGGTGCGGATTGGAGACAATTTTCGCACTGGGAGATCTCCCCAGGGAGGTGGAGTAAGAATGATCAGCGACAAGATCATTGTGTTATGTGGGCAATGTACTCTTTACTAAATAAATATCCAGTTACAGATTTCCCATCCCCAGGTCTAGCGGCCCCGATATCACATTCGGAGGGAAACGGATACATTTCAGGTTCCATGTCAGAAATTTCATTGTAGGATACTATAAACGCTCTCATTGGTTGACAGATGAAGCACAGGCTGTTATGATTGGCGGAGTTGGAAA
This window contains:
- the LOC141129663 gene encoding histone H1.5-like translates to MTETESAPAAAPPAEPAAKKKPAKKAAAGGAKKGSKKPSGPSVSELLVKAVAASKERSGVSLSALKKVLSAGGYDVDKNNSRLKIAIRGLVTKGTLVQVKGHGASGSFKINKKQEDKAAGAKKSTKKPSAAAKSPKKPAAKKPAKSPKKKTTTKAPTAAKSPKKAAKKPAKKPAAAKAKKVTKSPKKPKAAAKPKKVAKSPAKKAAKPKTAAKPKKAAPKKK